CAGTATGCCGATCCAGCCGGGGAGCTTGGCATGCAACAGCCCCAGCAATTGCTGGTGATGCAGACGACTCCATGCGTCTTCGGCGGTTGGCGAGGCACTCTGTGCGTCGGCTTCGATCAGCGCCCGCTTGTATTGGCGGAAGCGCCACAGGGTCGGCGCGACGCTGGCCAGGCCGACGATGAACAGCGGCATCGCACCCTCGGGCCAGGCGGGTTCCCAGTCGCCAAGAAACCATACCAGAGCGACCGGCAGAATCAGCGAGGCTGCGCACTGCATGCGCCAGTTGCGCTGCAGAGCCTGCCAATGGGTGCGAGCTTCAGCCATCACTCCACCTCGGCCTGATGCAGATTACCCAGCAGATGTCCGAGCTTGCCTGCTTTGGTTGCCAAGTACTTGCTGTTGTGGGGATTCTGGCCAAACTGCAGCGGCAGGCGGTCGGCGACACCGATGCCGATATCTTTCAACGCGTTGACCTTGCGTGGATTGTTGGTCAGAAGCTTGAGACTGGTGATACCCAGATGATCGAGCATCGGCTTGCAGATCGCGTAGTCACGCTGATCGGCACCGAAGCCGAGTTGCACGTTGGCCTCGACGGTATCGGCGCCGTTGTCCTGCAGATGATAGGCACGGATCTTGTTCATCAGTCCGATGCCACGCCCTTCCTGGCGTAGATACAACAAGGCGCCGCGACCCTCTGCGGCGATTGCTTTTAGCGCAGCTTCGAGCTGGAAACCACAATCGCAGCGCAGGCTGAACAGGGCATCGCCGGTCAGGCATTCGGAATGCAGGCGGCCGAGAACCGGCTGGCCGTCAGCGACGTCACCCATGGTCAGCACGACGTGTTCCTTGCCGGTGCCGGGTTCGAGGAATCCATGCATGGTGAACGTGCCCCACTGGGTGGGGAGCTGGGATGACGCAACAAAGGTGACTGGCACACCAATCTCCTGTCTGACCGCTTGAAAAGGGGGGCTATATTAGCAGGTGCGGCCGGTGGCGGCGACGCTCTCGCCCGGATGAATATCGGCACATGGCCGGCGGCCCCCAAAGCTCGTCAAAAACGCTGCTCCAACACCAGCACCGTACCCTGGTCTTCCATCCGTACCCTACGCAGGTAGCTCATCCCCAACAACACTTCCACCGGAAAGGCGCCTTCCAGAACCAGTCCATCGACGTTGCTGAGTTCGATGTTGCCGACTTTCACCCGCGCCAGACTCACCCGGTAGCCGGACACCTGTCCGCTGGCGGTGGTCGCCTTTATCGGGGTGCCGTCCAGCTTGTAGTCGACCCCTAGGCGTCGCGCCTGGTCGGAGTTCATCGCTACGCTGGTGGCACCGGTATCGACCATGAAAGAAACGCCCTGGCCGTTGACCGAACCACTGGTCCGGTAGTGACCGCCGGCGCTACGGGGAATACTCACCCGCACTTTCTCGCGGTCGGTATAGGCTTCGCTGTAATCGGTTTCCAGACCGAACTCACGGAGCTGACCATCCACACGCAGGGTCGCACTACGGCTGTTGGCGGTTACCAGTTCGACGCCCTGAGGACCGGGCCGACCCGCCCGCAACATGTGACGTTTACCGTCTACGGTGACTACCGCAGTATCATTGAACAGGCCGACCACCCGTACGTCAGGTGGGGCTGCCATCACAACAGATGCGCAAGCCAGTGAACTCAAGAGCAGTGTCGAGCAGATGGTTTTCATGATGGAGCGTTCCCTTGCCAGCCGGTCTATCACGTTAGCCATGCCGCCAGCCGCTGTCCAGGGGTCTAGAGGCGGGCGACCAGAAGCTCGGCGAGCCACAGTACACCGAGCGTCATGAAGCCGGCGAGAATGTCGTCCAGCATGATACCCAGCCCGCCACCGACCCGCTTGTCTACCCAACCGATAGGCCACGGCTTGAGAATGTCGAACAGGCGGAACAGCACGAAGCCAGCGACCAACCACGACCAGCCCACCGGCGCCAGCCAGAGCGCGATCCATACGCCGACAAACTCATCCCAGACGATTCCGCCATGATCATGCACGCCAAGATCATCAGCGGTGCGCTGACACAACCAGATGCCGAACAAGGTCGCAACCAGAATTACCGCGGCATAGCCAGCCACGGAAAACTGCTGCCAGAGCAGAATGAACGGCATGGCCGCCAGCGTGCCCCAGGTGCCAGGGGCGCGAGGTGCTGCGCCGCTACCGAATCCGAAGGCGAGAAAATGCACCGGATTACGCCATACCGAGGCTGGGACCGGCTCGTGCGATTCAGACACTGCAACCTCCAAAATGCTGATAGCCCGGCGCTCCGGAATAGGTCTCCAGGCCGTCGCCCCGATCGAGCCAGACACCTTCGCCACCGACGACCCGACCGATTACCGTAACCGGCCAGCCGGCAGCCCGCCAGACGTTGAGCTGCGGCTCACTGGCGCGTGGCAGTGTGAACAGCAAGACGTAGTCGTCGCCGCCGCTGAGCATCCAGGCGTCCCGCTGAGCGGCAGGCCAACAGCCCAGCGCAGAGGACAACGGTAGATCGGCAAGCCGGATTTGCAGGCCGACGCCGCTCTCTTCGGCCAGGTGTCCGGCATCAGCCAACAGGCCGTCGGACACGTCCAGCCCAGCGCTGGCTACCTTTGCCAGCTCCAGACCGAACTCCCAGTGCACCTGCGGAGACCAGAAGCGGCGCCGCAGGTAGTCACGGTCGGCTTCGGTCAGACCGGCAGGCAGATCCTGGCCGGTCACGACGGCAAGGCCCGCCGCGCCGTCACCCAGAGGGCCGCTTATGCACAGCAAGTCGCCCGGATGCGCACCGTCCCGGCGCATCTCCGCCCCGCTGGCCACCTCACCGAAAACGGTTACGCCTATGTTCAACGGACCACGGGTGGTATCGCCGCCGATCAATGACATGCGCAAGTCACCCGCAGCGCAGGCGAGGCCCCTGGAGAAACCTTCCAACCAGGCCTCGTCAGTCCGCGGCAAGGTCAGCGCCAGCGTAAACGCCACCGGACGGGCAGCCATGGCCGCCAGATCACTGGCCGCCACGGCAAGCGCTCGGTAGCCAAGATCAGCGGAGATGTAATCGGAGGGAAAATGAACGGATTCCACCATCGAATCGGTGGAGATGACACTACGGTAACCCGGGCGGACGTTGAGCAAGGCGGCGTCATCACCTATGCCCAGCGCCACCATCTGGCGATCACCGGCCTGTTCGAGGGCCTTGCTGCGAAAGAACCGGCGGACCAGCTCGAATTCACCCATTGGCATGCCGGCTCTCCCTTGACTGTCAGCGTCCTCGCCGGGCGGCGTTGACCTCGACGCTGCGCAACGACGGCGCCAGCTTGTCGAGAATACCGTTGACGTATTTGTGGCCATCGGTGGCACCGAAAATCTTCGCCATTTCGATGCCTTCGTTGATGACTACCTTGTAGGGCACGTCGATACGCTTAAGCAACTCATAGACGCCGATGCGCAAAATCGCCAACTCAACCGGATCAACTTCTTTCACTGGCCGGTCGAGGACTTTACCCAGCTGCTCGTCGATCTCGTCGAGCGAGCGCGGCACACCGGTCAGCAGCTCGTGAAAGTAAGCACCGTCTACCTTGGCGAAGTCGTTGTCGGTACGAAACTGAGCCTCGATATCCGACAGAGGCAGGTCGGCGATCTGCCAGGAATACAGGGCCTGTACGGCAAAGCTGCGTGCTTTGCGGCGCGCGGACGCCTTGGGGCGCCCGGCTTCGGCCGGACGTTGCTCGGAATCGGACACTTAAGCCCCCAATTGCTTGATGACGCTGACCATTTCGAGAGCCGACATGGCGGCTTCTGCGCCCTTGTTGCCGGCCTTGGTGCCCGAGCGCTCGATGGCTTGCTCGATGCTGTCTACGGTCAGCACACCGAAGGCTACTGGAATACCGTATTCCAGCGACACGGCGCCGGTGCCCTTGACGCACTCGCCAGCGACGTATTCGAAATGCGGGGTGCCACCACGAATGACAGCGCCCAGCGTGATGATCGCATCGAACTGAGCGAGCTCAGCAACCTTCTTGACCATCAACGGAATCTCGAAGGCACCGGGAACGCGGACGATGGTGATGTCGGCTTCCTTGATGCCATGGCGCTTGAGGGTGTCGACAGCGCCGGCCACCAGGCTTTCCACCACAAAGCTGTTGAAACGGCCGACGATCAGTGCGTAGCGGCCCTGGGCAGCGATGAAATCGCCTTCGATGGTACGGATAGCAGTCATGTTCACTCTCTCTTAAAGAACCGGCTGGGCTCGTGGCTCAGCCGTGAATCGGGTGCGTTATTAGCAGGGGACGTATTCTACTACTTCCAGGTCGAACCCGGATATGGCGTTGAACTTCATCGGCGCTGACATCAGGCGCATCTTGCGTACCCCCAGGTCGCGCAGAATCTGCGAGCCGGCACCGACCGTATTGTAGGTCGCCGGACGACGCACTGGCGGCTCCTCGCCAGCCAGTTGCTTGACGTGATGCAGCAGCTCGTCGCCTTCCATGTGGCCGCCGAGCAACAACACGACACCTTGCCCTTCCTCGTTGAGTCGCGCCATCGCGGCGTGCAGCGTCCAGCGACCCTCCTGTCGAACCATGAACAGGTCGCGAAGCGGATCCATGTTATGCACCCGGACCAGCGTCGGCTCTTCCGGTTGAATTTCGCCGAGGGTCAACGCCATGTGGATAGTGCTGTCGAGGGTGTCACGAAAGGTCACCAGGTTGAAACTGCCGAGCTCGGTATCCAGCGGCTGATCGGCAACACGCTGAACGGTGCGCTCGTTGAGCAGGCGGTAGTGAATCATGTCGGCGATCGTGCCGATCTTCAGCCCGTGCTGTTCGGCGAAGGCTTCCAGCTCGGGACGTCGTGACATGCTGCCGTCCTCGTTCATGATCTCGCAGATCACGCCCGACTCGCCAAACCCGGCCATGCGAGCCAGGTCACAGGCGGCTTCGGTGTGCCCGGCACGCGCCAGCACATTGCCAGGCTGCGCCATCAACGGAAAGATATGCCCTGGGCTGACGATATCCTCGGCGACGGCATCGTGCGCAGCGGCGGCTTGAACTGTTCGCGCGCGATCAGCGGCTGAGATGCCCGTCGTCACACCCTCGGCGGCCTCGATCGACACGGTGAACTTGGTACCGAAGCCCGAGCCGTTGCGCTGAACCATCAGCGGCAGGCGCAGGCGCTCACAGCGCTCCAGGCTCATCGGCATGCAGATCAAACCGCGACCGTGGCGCGCCATGAAGTTAATATGCTCGGCACGGCAGGCCTCGGCAGCCATGATCAGATCGCCTTCGTTCTCGCGGTCCTCGTCATCCATGAGGATGACCATCTTGCCAGCGCGGATATCTTCGATCAGTTCTTCTACGGTATTGAGTTTCATCTGGCCCTCCCCGGGCACATGAATCAGGGCTTGAGGAAGCCGTTCTCGGCGAGAAAGGCCAGACTGATATCGGATTGGCTGCCGGGCTCAGCAGCCTTGTCACCGAGCAACAGGCGCTCCAGGTAACGGGCAATCACATCGACTTCCAGGTTCACCACGCAGCCTGGCTGGTAACCACCCATGATGGTTTCTTGCATGGTGTGCGGCACGATGTTCAGGTGGAATATTGCGCCATCGACGGCGTTGACCGTAAGGCTGGTACCGTCGACGGTAATCGAGCCTTTCTCGGCAATGTAGCGTGCCAGCGCTGCCGGCGCTTCGATGCGAAAATGCCAGGAGCGCGCATCCTCTTCCATCGAGACCACCTTGCCGACGCCATCGACGTGTCCGCTGACCAGGTGACCGCCCAGCCGCGAAGCCGGCGTCAAGGCTTTTTCCAGGTTGACGCGGCTGCCTGGCTTGAGGCCCGCCAGCGCGCTGCGACGCAGCGTCTCCTGGCTGACGTCAGCCCAGAAGCCATCACCCGGCAGGTCGACCGCCGTCAGGCAAACGCCATTGACCGCGATGCTGTCTCCCAGCTTCACATCAGCCAGATCGAGCTTACCGGTCTTAACATACAGACGCACGTCGCCACCCTTGGGTTGCATGGTCTGAATCTGCCCGACCGCTTCGATGATGCCTGTGAACATAGAGTGCCTCTTCTCAGATGGACGCCTAGCCGACCAATAGGCCGACGCCGTATACCGCCAGGAAGCCGAAAGCAAACGCCATCAGCAGCAGCCCGAAGCTGCGCAGGTATGTCATGAAGGTCAGGCCGGGCACTTTGCTCATCGCCACGATGCCCGCCGCGGAGCCGATTATAAGCAATGAACCACCCACACCGACAGCATAAGTCAGGCCCATCCACTCGGCAGTGGTCATCTCCAGATCCGACTTGAGCAATGCGGCAGTCAGCGGAACGTTGTCGATCAGCGCCGAAAGCAGGCCCATCAGGAAGTTCGCGCCCAGGGTCGGCATCACGTCGTACAGCGCGGTGAGCCCCTGCAACACGCCAATGAACTGCAGCATACCCACCAGCAGCAACACGCCGAGGAAGAACAGCAGCGTCTCGAACTCGATGGCGCGAATGTATTCCAGGATCGGATCGTTTTCGATGTCTTCGTTGAAGAAACGCGCCACCAGAAACATGACCGCCAGGCCGGTGAGAAAGCTCAGTACCGGCGGAATGGCGAACAGCAGGCTGCCAAGAATGGTGCCGAAAATCGTCAACAGGAAGATGCCGGCGATAACCTTGTCGACCCCGCGGATCGGCTTGAGCTCGCTTTTCTGGATCATTACCTCGCCGCTCAGACCGACCGAGAGCAGACCGGCAAGCAGCAACACGGCCAGCAAAGCCGGGAAGGCAAGTAGCAGGAGGTTGGTGATCTCTACCTTGTTGGCCAGGAAGATCATCAGCGTCGTGACGTCACCCGTGATCATCGCCACGCCGCCGGAGTTGACCGCGAAGATCACCAGCGTGGCGAAGCGCAGCGTTTTGCGCAGCTCCAGATTCAGGCTGACGACCAGCGCAATGGAGACCAGCGTAGCGGTGATGTTGTCGGCGATCGACGAAAAGACGAAGCAGAACAGACCGGTCAGAAACAGCAGCTTGCGCTCGGTTATGTGCGCCGGAAGGATCGAGTAGATGATGTTCTCGATCAGGCCTTTCTTGTTCAGATAGGCGACGAAGGTCATGGTCGCCAGCAGGAACAGCCAGAGGCTGGCGATATCGGTGATATTGTGGCTGAGCGCTGCCTGAACCTGCTCGCGAAAGGCCAGATCAGGCGCGGCGATAAACAGCACCATCCAGGCGAGCGCGCCGAAGAACAGCACCACCTTGGCCTTGTTTACATGTATGACTTCTTCGAACACGACACCCAGAAACGCTGCGATCGCCATCAGGATCAACAGGACCTGCACACCGCTATGCATGATGAAACACTCTCAGGAAGGAAAAATCGGTCGCGCCGTGATACGCCAGTCCCGGCCGATAGCCCGCATGTCGGTTATCTCGAGATCCATGGCACCAGCCATGTTGTCGATCGGCAACTCCAACAGCGGTCGCGCCCGGCTGCCCAGCAGCCGTGGCGCCATATAAACGATGACTTCGTCGACCAGGCCCGCCTGGAAAAACGCTCCGGCCAAACCGGCGCCGGATTCGACGAGTACTTCATTGCATTGCCGTGCGCCGAGCTCAGCCAGGAGCTCCGGCAGATCCACACGTTCACCGGCATCATCCGGCAGGGTTAGCAGCTCGGCGCCAGCGAACCCATAATCCTGCTCGCGCCCACGCACACCGCGGCACACCACGAGAATCGGGCCCGGCTCACGAAACAGGCGACTATCCAGCGGAACACGCATACGACCATCGATCAGCACGCGCAGCGGTAGTCGGGCTGCTGCCGCTTCGGCCTCAGCGAGCGGCAGGCCCAGCTCGGCAGCGCGCACCGTCAGTGCCGAATCATCCTGCAGTACGCTATCGGCACCGCTGATTATCGCGCCACTACGGGCGCGCAGCCGCTGCACATCGGCGCGCGCCTCCGGCCCGGTAATCCACTTGCTTTCGCCGCTGGCCATGGCGGTGCGACCGTCAACGCTCATTGCCAGCTTCACCCGCACGTAGGGCCGGCCGGTTTGCATGCGTTTGATGAAGCCCGGATTGAGTGCGGCAGCTTCGGCCTCGAGCAAACCACAATCGGTTTCGATACCAGCGTCGCGCAACCGGGCCAGACCGCGTCCGGCGACCTGCGGATTGGGGTCCTGCATCGCAGCGACCACGCGGGCCACGCCCGCCCCGATCAGTGCATCGGCACAGGGCGGCGTCTTGCCAAAGTGGCTGCAGGGCTCGAGCGTGACGTAGGCAGTCGCCCCCTTGGCTCGGTCGCCGGCCTCGCGCAACGCATTGACTTCCGCGTGGCCTTCGCCAGCACGCTTATGCCAGCCCTCTCCAACCACCTGACCGCCATTGACCAGCACGCAGCCGACCCGCGGATTGGGCTCGGTGGTGTACAAGCCGCGCGCCGCCAGTTCCAGCGCACGGGCCATGTGCAAGCGATCCAGACGATCCTGTTCAGCCCTTGTCATCATGCTCGCGCCGGGACAGTCGTTCGATTTCCTCGCGGAACTGATTTAGATCCTGAAAGCGCCGATAGACCGAGGCGAAGCGGATATAGGCCACTTCATCAAGCTGTTTGAGCTCGTTCATGACCATCTCACCAACCACCATCGCTTTCACTTCACGTTCCCCGGTGGCACGCAGACGATGCTTGATATGGCTGATCGCCGCCTCGATCTGCTCGACGCTGACCGGGCGCTTTTCCAACGCCCTGAGCAAGCCGGCACGCAGCTTGTCTTCATCGAACGGCTGACGGCGGCCGTCCTGCTTGATCACTCTTGGCAGGACCAGCTCGGCGGTTTCGAAGGTGGTGAAGCGCTCCTGACAGGCCAGGCATTCCCGGCGGCGCCGAACCTGGTCGCCATCGGCCACCAATCGTGAATCGATCACTTTGGTGTCATGCGCACTACAGAACGGACAATGCATGGGTGGGCAATCCTGGTCACGGGAAATGAGCGCTGCACATGTTACTCCCTTGTCCGCTGCGAATAAATCGGGCCGAGCGTACAATGCACGCTTTTGCACAGAGGCCAAGCGATGCTGCGAGCGAACCTGGAAGCTGAACTGCACAGGGTGCTCAGCGAGGCGCGCCTGTGCGAATCCGCACTGCCTGGAGTGCCTGAGCTGCGGCTGTGCTTGCTGGATCCTCAGAACCTGGCGCGCGCCTTCGCAGCCGAGGAAACCCGCAGGCTGCTCGACGCTCCACCTTACTGGGGGTTTTGCTGGGGCAGCGGGTTGGCGCTGGCGCGCTGGGTACTCGACCACCCGGAAGAGGTTCGTGGCAAACGGGTTCTGGACTTTGGTAGCGGCTCGGGTGTGGTCGCGCTTGCCTGTCAACTTGCCGGGGCAGCCCAGAGTATTGCCTGCGATCTGGACGCCCCGGCACGCCAGGCCTGCGCCCTGAATGCCGAGCTGAACGGAGTCGAGCTGCAATACGCCGCCGATTATTTCGCCGTCGAAGGCGATCTTGATCTGATCATCGCCGCAGACGTGCTCTATGACAGCGACAATCGGCCATTTCTGGATCACTTCCGTCAACGCGCCGACCAGGTATTGATTGCCGACAGCCGAGTACGTGACCTGCAACACCCCGGCTATCGCAAACTGGCCATGCTGACGGGTGAGACCATCCCCGACCTTGGCGAGCCCCTGGAGTTTCGTCAGGTAGCGCTGTATCTGGCCACACCTTGATTCGATGCACGGCCGCCACCATATAGTTATCCATTGAACAACTGCCGGATCCAATCCATGAGTCAATCGCCCTACATCTTCGACGTAACCGCCGACGACTTCGACCGTTTCGTCATCGAAAACTCGTTCCACAAGGCAGTGCTGGTCGACTTCTGGGCCGACTGGTGCGCGCCCTGCAAGGCGCTGATGCCTGTGCTGACGAAAATCGTCGAGGGCATGCAGGGCGAACTGTTGCTGGCCAAGGTCAATTGCGACGAACAGGCCGCCCTGACCGAACGCTTCGGTATTCGCAGCCTGCCTACCGTCGTGCTGTTCAAGGACGGTCAACCGGTGGATGGCTTCGCCGGCGTGCAGCCTGAAAGCGCCATCCGTGCGATGGTCGAGCCCTATGCCACAGCCGCAGAACCCGCTCCTGCGCCCGAAGCGGATGTGATCGAGCAAGCGACGTCACTGCTGAACGCAGGGGAGCCCGAGCAGGCCATCGCCACGCTGGAGGCTGCGGACAACGACGCTCGCGACGAGGGGTTCCTGCTGCTGTTGGCGCGTGCCTTGATCGCCGCGAAGCGTCCCGACGAAGCCCAGCAGGTCATCGAGTCGGTCCCGGCCAGTGATGAGAACAAGCAGGCGCTTGCCGGGTTGCGCGCGCAGCTGACGTTTGCCCGCGAGGCCCAGGCTCTGCCGCCGCGCGAGCAATTGGAATCACGTTTGGCTAGCGATGCGAAGGACACCGAGGCGCTGTATCAATTGTCGCTGCGGGATTTGGCAGATGGCCGCTACGAACCGGCCCTGGATGCGCTGCTCGGGCTGTTTCAGACAGATCGGGATTATGCCGACAACAGCCCGCAGCGCACCTTGCTGCAAGTATTCGATGCCCTTGGCGGCAACCATTCCCTGACCATCCAATATCGCCGACGGATGTACCAGGCGCTCTACTGACCAGCAGCCGGCGAGCCCGGCTGCTGCATTCGCCAAGCAGGGAGTTATAAGATAACATCCGATTTTTCTCTCGGAGGCTCATCATGGTTTCGATCCGCCCTGCTTTCGCGTTCTGCTGTCTCGCGCTTCCTGTCCTGGCCGTCGGGCAGGCACACCATAGCCGTGAGCACGATCACGTTCACCAGCCCGGCGTCCACCAACACGGAGTAGGTGCACTGAATATGGCGCTGGATGGAAGTACACTGGAAATCGAGCTCTCCGGCCCGGCCGACAACTTCCTGGGCTTCGAATACCAGCCGAGCAGCGACGCGGAGCGTGAGCAGGCGCAACGGGTACTGGACAACCTGCGCCAGCCGGGCGGTTTGTTCATTCTCCCTGCCGAGGCGCGCTGCGTCCCCGAAGCGGTAGACGTTGAGAGCGCGCTGCTCAAGGACGTCGACTCCGACGCGGCGGAACATGGCCATGATGGGCATGAGCATGCCGAGTCGGCTGATTCACATCAGGACATCACAGCGCACTATCGATTTAGCTGCGAGAATGCCGATGCCATCGAGCAGATCGAACTGGCGGTGTTCAAGGTATTCCCCAATACAGAACGACTGCTGCTTCAGAGCATCGGTACGCGGGGGCAGCTTGGCGGCGAGGTGACCGCTAGCCAGCCGGTGGTGAAGCTGTAAGATGAGCGCAGCTCGTGTCTAACCCCGGGGAGCGGAAGACTGCGCATGGCAGCCGAAATCATCCGAATCGAATCATTGCGCTATGCCTGGCCGGGTCAACCGCTGCTACTGGCGATCGACGAATTTCTTCTTGCTCGCGGGGAGCGTCTTTTCCTGAAAGGGCCTTCCGGCAGCGGAAAAACCACCTTGCTCGGATTGATCGGCGGTGTGAATCGGCCCGATGCCGGCACGGTTCGCCTGCTGGGTGAAGACCTGTACACCCTGTCTTCGTCCCGCCGGGATCGCTTTCGCTCCGATCACATCGGCTACATCTTCCAGATGTTCAACCTGCTGCCGTACTTGTCGGTCATCGACAACGTCACGCTGGCCTGCAGCTTTTCGCCGGTGCGCCGCGAGCGCGCCCTGGCCGACCACCAAAGCCTGACGGCCGCCGCCAGGAGCTTGCTGATCGGTCTCGGCCTGCAGGACAGCTATCTGCAGCGCCCCGTCAGCGAGCTATCCGTAGGGCAGCAACAGCGGGTGGCAGCCGCTCGTGCCCTGATCGGCAAACCCGAACTGATCATCGCCGACGAGCCGACCTCCGCGCTGGATGCCGATACGCGCCAGACCTTCATCAGCCTGCTGTTCGATGAATGCGCCCGGGCCGGCACCAGCCTGCTGTTCGTCAGCCACGACGCTTCACTGGAAACGCTCTTCGACCGCAGCCTCTCGCTCGGCCAGCTGAATTTGGCCCAGCGGCAGGAGAACGCATGATGTATTTGCTGCGGCTGTCACTCAGAAGCCTGGCCAACCGTCGCTTCTCTGCCCTCTTGACCATGCTGGCCATCGCCCTGAGCGTCGCGCTGTTGCTGGGCGTGGAACGTATCCGTACCGAGGCCCGCGCCAGCTTTGCCAATACCATCTCGGGCACGGACCTGATCGTGGGTGCACGTTCCGGCTCGGTGCAACTGTTGCTGTACTCGGTCTTTCGCATCGGCAACGCCACCAACAATATCAGTTGGGAGAGCTACCAGCGCATCAGTGACCACCCTCGGGTGGACTGGGCGATTCCCGTGTCCCTGGGCGATTCGCATCGCGGGTTCAAGGTGATGGGCACCGACGCGCAGTATTTCGAGCATTTCCGCTTTGGCCGCGAACAGCCGCTGGTATTTGCTCAAGGTGCCGCCTTCGATGATCTCTACCAGGCGGTGATCGGCGCCGACGTAGCGCGCGACCTCGGCTATAAACCGGGAGATGAAATCGTCCTTGCACATGGTACCGGGTCGGTCAGCTTCGTCGATCATGCGGATAAACCGTTTCGAGTCAGTGGGATTCTCGCCCGCACCGGTACGCCGGTCGATCGCACGGTCCACATCAGTCTGGAAGGCATGCAGGCGATTCATCTGGGCTGGAACAGTGGCATGCCGGCGCGCGGCGGCCGCCAGATCAGCGCTGATAACGCCCGGCAGATCGATCTGACACCTGACTCGTTGACCGCGGTCCTGCTCGGCCTGGACAGTCGTATCGCCACCTTCGCGGTCCAGCGAGACATCAACCAATACCGGGCCGAGCCACTGCTGGCGATTCTGCCCGGCGTCGCGCTTCAGGAGTTGTGGAGCTTGCTGGGTACGGCGGAAAAAGCCCTGTTCCTGGTATCGAGCTGCGTTGTCCTGACCGGGTTGATCGGCATGCTCACTGCGGTACTCGCAGGCCTCAATGAACGCCGACGGGAGATGGCCATCCTGCGCTCGGTGGGCGCGCGACCAATGCATGTTTTCGGATTGTTGCTCAGCGAGGCGCTGGTGCTGACAGTGGCCGGCATCGCCTGCGGTCTGTTGATTCTCTACGCTGCGCTTGGGGTTGCCAGGCCATGGCTGCTGGACCACTATGGCTTGTTCATCGCGATACAGATGCCGGCATCGAGAGAGTGGCTGCTACTCGGCGCAATTCTGCTCGCCAGCGTTCTCATGGGTTGCATCCCGGCCTGGCGCGCTTACCGACTTTCGCTCAATGACGGCCTAACGATACGGATCTGAACCATGCGCGTACTGACCGGCTTTGTTTCTGCCCTGGCATGGCTAAGTTGCACTGCCGCGTTCGCCGCGCAGGAGCTTAGCTGGGACGATCTCATCCCGCCGGGCTACGAAGAGCCGATGCCGGCCCCGCAGAGCCCGCACGAACTCTCCGGCATGAGTGAGATGATCGACGAGTCCGGCGACCCTGCCGAGCAGCTGAACCCGGCCGCACCGGTCGTCGAAGAGCTGGACGGCCGCGAGGTGCGGCTGCCGGGCTACGTAGTGCCGCTTGGTCTCAGCGAGGGTCGCGTCGTCGAGTTTCTGCTGGTGCCCTACTTCGGCGCGTGCATCCATGTGCCACCGCCGCCCTCGAACCAGATTGTCCACGTCATCAGTAGCGAAGGGATCGAGCTGGACGCTCTGTACCAACCGTTCTGGATCAGCGGCCCGATGCGCGTTCAGAGGGTGGAAAGCGAGCTGGCCACAGCCGGTTACCAGATCAGCGCCAGCCAGATCGAGCCTTACGTCTACTGATTCGCGCCTTCCTCGGCCCGTACCGCTTCAACATAGTCGCGCCACTGTCTGATCGTTGCC
The nucleotide sequence above comes from Halopseudomonas xinjiangensis. Encoded proteins:
- a CDS encoding phosphatidylglycerophosphatase A family protein, which codes for MSESHEPVPASVWRNPVHFLAFGFGSGAAPRAPGTWGTLAAMPFILLWQQFSVAGYAAVILVATLFGIWLCQRTADDLGVHDHGGIVWDEFVGVWIALWLAPVGWSWLVAGFVLFRLFDILKPWPIGWVDKRVGGGLGIMLDDILAGFMTLGVLWLAELLVARL
- a CDS encoding retropepsin-like aspartic protease family protein, producing MKTICSTLLLSSLACASVVMAAPPDVRVVGLFNDTAVVTVDGKRHMLRAGRPGPQGVELVTANSRSATLRVDGQLREFGLETDYSEAYTDREKVRVSIPRSAGGHYRTSGSVNGQGVSFMVDTGATSVAMNSDQARRLGVDYKLDGTPIKATTASGQVSGYRVSLARVKVGNIELSNVDGLVLEGAFPVEVLLGMSYLRRVRMEDQGTVLVLEQRF
- the thiL gene encoding thiamine-phosphate kinase; translated protein: MGEFELVRRFFRSKALEQAGDRQMVALGIGDDAALLNVRPGYRSVISTDSMVESVHFPSDYISADLGYRALAVAASDLAAMAARPVAFTLALTLPRTDEAWLEGFSRGLACAAGDLRMSLIGGDTTRGPLNIGVTVFGEVASGAEMRRDGAHPGDLLCISGPLGDGAAGLAVVTGQDLPAGLTEADRDYLRRRFWSPQVHWEFGLELAKVASAGLDVSDGLLADAGHLAEESGVGLQIRLADLPLSSALGCWPAAQRDAWMLSGGDDYVLLFTLPRASEPQLNVWRAAGWPVTVIGRVVGGEGVWLDRGDGLETYSGAPGYQHFGGCSV
- the ribBA gene encoding bifunctional 3,4-dihydroxy-2-butanone-4-phosphate synthase/GTP cyclohydrolase II, with the protein product MKLNTVEELIEDIRAGKMVILMDDEDRENEGDLIMAAEACRAEHINFMARHGRGLICMPMSLERCERLRLPLMVQRNGSGFGTKFTVSIEAAEGVTTGISAADRARTVQAAAAHDAVAEDIVSPGHIFPLMAQPGNVLARAGHTEAACDLARMAGFGESGVICEIMNEDGSMSRRPELEAFAEQHGLKIGTIADMIHYRLLNERTVQRVADQPLDTELGSFNLVTFRDTLDSTIHMALTLGEIQPEEPTLVRVHNMDPLRDLFMVRQEGRWTLHAAMARLNEEGQGVVLLLGGHMEGDELLHHVKQLAGEEPPVRRPATYNTVGAGSQILRDLGVRKMRLMSAPMKFNAISGFDLEVVEYVPC
- the ribA gene encoding GTP cyclohydrolase II, whose translation is MPVTFVASSQLPTQWGTFTMHGFLEPGTGKEHVVLTMGDVADGQPVLGRLHSECLTGDALFSLRCDCGFQLEAALKAIAAEGRGALLYLRQEGRGIGLMNKIRAYHLQDNGADTVEANVQLGFGADQRDYAICKPMLDHLGITSLKLLTNNPRKVNALKDIGIGVADRLPLQFGQNPHNSKYLATKAGKLGHLLGNLHQAEVE
- the nusB gene encoding transcription antitermination factor NusB, whose amino-acid sequence is MSDSEQRPAEAGRPKASARRKARSFAVQALYSWQIADLPLSDIEAQFRTDNDFAKVDGAYFHELLTGVPRSLDEIDEQLGKVLDRPVKEVDPVELAILRIGVYELLKRIDVPYKVVINEGIEMAKIFGATDGHKYVNGILDKLAPSLRSVEVNAARRGR
- the ribH gene encoding 6,7-dimethyl-8-ribityllumazine synthase; the protein is MTAIRTIEGDFIAAQGRYALIVGRFNSFVVESLVAGAVDTLKRHGIKEADITIVRVPGAFEIPLMVKKVAELAQFDAIITLGAVIRGGTPHFEYVAGECVKGTGAVSLEYGIPVAFGVLTVDSIEQAIERSGTKAGNKGAEAAMSALEMVSVIKQLGA